From a region of the Mobula hypostoma chromosome 6, sMobHyp1.1, whole genome shotgun sequence genome:
- the LOC134348772 gene encoding gamma-crystallin S-1-like has translation MKIIFYEDRNFQGRHYECSSDCADLSPYFSRCNSIRVDSDWWVLYERPNYMGYQYVLSRGEYPDYQRWMGFNDCVRSCRTYPYYRGGNYRMRIYEKPDFAGQMMEFMDDCPFVYDRFCYRDIHSCQVMDGYWIFYEQPNYRGRQYFLRPGEYRRYSDWGGYNSTIGSFRRMRDF, from the exons ATCATCTTCTACGAGGACAGGAACTTCCAGGGTCGGCACTATGAGTGCAGCTCCGACTGTGCCGACCTCTCCCCTTACTTCAGCCGCTGTAACTCCATCCGTGTTGACAGTGACTGGTGGGTGTTGTACGAGAGACCCAACTACATGGGATACCAGTATGTCCTGAGCaggggagagtatcctgactaccAGCGCTGGATGGGATTCAATGACTGTGTCAGGTCGTGTCGCACCTACCCTTAT TACCGAGGAGGAAACTACAGAATGAGGATTTACGAAAAACCTGACTTTGCAGGgcagatgatggaattcatggacGACTGTCCTTTTGTCTACGATCGTTTCTGTTACCGTGACATCCACTCCTGTCAGGTGATGGATGGCTACTGGATCTTCTATGAACAACCCAACTACAGAGGCCGACAGTACTTCCTGAGACCTGGGGAATACAGGAGATACAGTGACTGGGGTGGCTACAATTCAACTATTGGGTCCTTCAGGCGCATGAGGGACTTCTAA